In the genome of Hyphomonas sp. Mor2, one region contains:
- a CDS encoding site-specific integrase, whose product MPVTLNQLNARKVSSITKPGRHADGGGLYLNVRPSGSKSWLFLYRWQDRRPELGLGSYPTVSLLDARRRADEARSYLSELPPRDPRNIWKQEQLEREGQQPFGEFVEEFLQTILGDFKNAKHRQQWENTLTTYASNIWSKPVKEIDTNDVLRVLQPIWNTKRETAKRLRGRLERVLDAAKVRGRREGENPARWRGHLAAILPNQKQQVRHHTALPFEQVPEFYGALEANSAISAKCLQFLILTATRSSEAREARWEEFDFGQGMWAIPASRMKAGREHRIPLSEPAVEIAKLQAGLRQSEYVFPGTPARKPISEAALRNLITRMLGDKVATIHGFRSSFRDWAGESTDYPRDVAELALAHQVGNAVERAYRRGDALERRRPLMDDWAEFASQNSA is encoded by the coding sequence ATGCCGGTCACACTAAATCAGCTGAATGCGAGAAAAGTCAGCTCAATCACCAAACCAGGGCGCCACGCAGACGGCGGAGGACTTTATTTGAACGTGCGTCCAAGTGGTTCGAAGTCATGGCTTTTCCTGTATCGGTGGCAGGACAGGCGTCCTGAACTCGGTCTGGGTTCATATCCCACCGTTTCACTGCTCGATGCGCGCCGCAGGGCAGATGAAGCACGCTCCTATCTCTCCGAGCTCCCGCCTCGTGACCCGCGGAACATCTGGAAACAAGAGCAGTTGGAGCGCGAAGGCCAGCAGCCATTTGGCGAGTTCGTCGAGGAGTTCTTGCAGACGATCCTTGGCGACTTCAAGAACGCGAAGCATCGCCAGCAATGGGAAAACACATTGACGACCTACGCTTCCAACATCTGGTCAAAGCCGGTCAAAGAGATCGACACGAATGACGTGCTGCGCGTGCTGCAGCCTATTTGGAACACGAAACGCGAGACCGCCAAACGACTGAGAGGACGGCTCGAACGTGTACTCGATGCCGCCAAAGTCAGAGGCCGCCGGGAAGGAGAGAACCCCGCGCGCTGGCGCGGCCACCTCGCTGCGATCCTGCCGAACCAGAAACAGCAAGTCCGACACCATACCGCATTGCCGTTCGAACAGGTTCCCGAATTCTATGGTGCCCTGGAGGCGAACTCTGCGATCAGTGCCAAGTGCCTTCAATTTCTCATTCTGACGGCTACGAGGTCTAGTGAGGCTCGAGAAGCACGCTGGGAAGAGTTCGACTTTGGTCAGGGCATGTGGGCGATCCCTGCATCCCGAATGAAAGCCGGCCGAGAGCATCGAATCCCGCTCAGCGAGCCCGCGGTCGAGATCGCCAAACTACAAGCCGGGTTGCGCCAAAGCGAGTATGTTTTTCCTGGCACACCAGCCAGAAAGCCGATCAGCGAAGCGGCGCTTCGTAACCTGATCACGAGAATGCTTGGCGACAAAGTCGCAACTATTCATGGTTTCCGGTCTTCGTTTCGTGACTGGGCTGGTGAATCAACGGACTATCCTCGCGACGTTGCTGAACTGGCTCTGGCTCACCAAGTTGGGAATGCGGTGGAACGTGCATACCGCAGAGGCGACGCGCTCGAGCGTAGGAGGCCGTTGATGGATGACTGGGCAGAATTCGCGAGTCAAAATTCAGCATGA
- a CDS encoding CopD family protein produces the protein MVKAALYIGALSSAGLALHSIILRKTYRICIVAFATILVFAVLVRLLLLNAELSGGLSGLLDFSMFGWIWAPNQAQVLTYLLGSAFLMLGAALNMRTSLIVGAILVFAGAGLGGHTHGLDTPGITPILVSVHVAIAAFWVTAPFVLWPRATNTDLELLNDTDRFSRVAVWCVPLLFLSGVWLALRLSSSLENLLGETYGRLLLLKLFLAFCALAIGAFNKFRVTQIMKSQAGQARVILKRALALDYVLFAGILLAVSAATTLTGPGA, from the coding sequence TTGGTCAAAGCCGCCCTTTACATTGGCGCGCTTTCCAGTGCCGGACTCGCTCTTCATTCGATTATTCTTCGCAAAACGTATCGAATCTGCATCGTGGCGTTCGCGACTATTCTAGTATTTGCTGTGCTCGTTCGGCTGTTATTGCTCAACGCTGAGCTTTCTGGCGGTTTAAGTGGGCTACTGGATTTTAGTATGTTCGGTTGGATCTGGGCCCCGAACCAAGCGCAAGTTTTGACCTATCTTCTCGGTTCGGCCTTCCTGATGCTCGGTGCGGCTTTAAATATGCGTACATCGCTCATCGTTGGCGCGATCCTGGTTTTTGCGGGAGCGGGTCTTGGCGGGCACACGCATGGCCTCGATACGCCTGGCATCACTCCGATCCTCGTATCAGTGCACGTCGCTATAGCTGCGTTTTGGGTGACCGCACCGTTCGTGCTTTGGCCGCGAGCGACCAATACGGACCTTGAGCTTTTGAATGATACGGATCGGTTCAGCCGAGTCGCAGTTTGGTGCGTTCCATTGCTTTTCCTCAGCGGAGTTTGGCTCGCGCTTCGACTATCTAGTTCTCTAGAGAACCTTCTCGGGGAGACGTATGGACGACTTTTATTGTTGAAATTGTTCCTAGCCTTCTGTGCGCTTGCTATAGGTGCTTTCAACAAATTTCGCGTCACCCAAATAATGAAGTCACAGGCTGGCCAAGCTCGCGTGATCCTGAAGCGCGCCTTGGCGCTTGATTATGTGCTGTTCGCGGGGATCCTATTGGCAGTTTCTGCGGCGACGACGCTCACGGGTCCTGGGGCATGA
- a CDS encoding copper resistance protein CopC, producing the protein MKISRAFIALAMTILFSAPAVAHTTIVASNIEKGAELAAAPTVFEFSFGAKVGLAAIELETLSGDAVQLDFEPPRQMRKDFEVSLPNLQAGAFVLKWRAVAKDGHVMRGEIDFTVIG; encoded by the coding sequence ATGAAAATTTCTCGTGCATTCATAGCGCTCGCAATGACGATTTTGTTCAGCGCCCCTGCCGTCGCTCATACAACAATCGTTGCCTCAAACATTGAGAAGGGAGCTGAATTAGCTGCAGCCCCGACCGTGTTTGAATTTTCTTTCGGTGCAAAAGTTGGATTGGCAGCCATCGAACTTGAAACGCTCTCTGGAGATGCGGTGCAATTGGATTTTGAGCCACCTCGGCAAATGCGCAAAGACTTCGAGGTCTCGTTGCCGAACCTCCAAGCGGGCGCCTTCGTGCTGAAATGGCGCGCGGTTGCGAAAGACGGACACGTCATGCGTGGCGAGATCGATTTTACTGTAATAGGCTAA
- a CDS encoding copper-binding protein yields the protein MKTLNLVAASLLVLGLTACGGAEQPEPASTPESTASSMMSDDSGIEHDNHADHDMDEKMDGIGHATGTIRSVGAQGNFLTIDHGPFEGGIDMGAMTMGFDIMGDVDLSEFSDGDEVAFMVKQGRDGSYRIMSICNTGTDGADCLDGMMDH from the coding sequence ATGAAAACCCTCAATCTAGTTGCAGCGAGCTTACTGGTACTCGGTCTGACCGCTTGTGGCGGTGCCGAGCAACCTGAGCCTGCATCGACGCCAGAAAGCACCGCGAGTTCAATGATGTCAGACGACTCAGGCATTGAACATGACAATCACGCTGACCACGATATGGACGAAAAGATGGACGGCATCGGACACGCGACAGGCACCATTCGTTCAGTCGGCGCACAAGGAAACTTTCTGACCATCGATCATGGTCCATTTGAAGGTGGGATAGATATGGGCGCGATGACGATGGGTTTTGACATCATGGGCGACGTCGACCTGTCTGAATTCTCAGACGGTGATGAAGTGGCCTTTATGGTGAAACAAGGACGCGACGGATCCTATCGTATTATGTCAATCTGCAATACAGGTACGGACGGCGCCGATTGCCTTGATGGAATGATGGACCACTAA
- a CDS encoding TolC family protein, whose product MKTRFNALLVAVCMMANGQYMPTLADPIDPSDYETLEAQLIHHPSLTALIYQADASRERGIAATALPDPVVSVGVNNFPIFDPSFSEFLPTNKAVGVRQEFPNRAGRNARAGQNQATADQIDRIRAAQLATLRGTLISLLHEKRRIDRQRDLAQQRNAKYDELTEVVEAEIDAGRPAVFRLAEIEAEKTGVSRVLVDLDRQEAEINARLIDLVGTASTTTAPPIAPADWNGDAMAFHSVRVADAGIRIANFSVDSAQAAWRPNWGAQLTYQQREAGSNFAGDDWVSGMVTFTVPLWAKSNQEPRLRAAKAERASADMRYQAAARGAAATYASEAAAWRAAEDSIAVLERNIQAVEDEIQAQLTLYESGAGDYAPIIDGELAILKLQADIAVEEARRSASIARMNALLVTS is encoded by the coding sequence ATGAAAACTAGATTCAACGCCTTGCTGGTTGCCGTTTGTATGATGGCGAACGGTCAGTACATGCCAACCCTAGCCGATCCTATCGATCCATCAGACTATGAGACGCTTGAAGCGCAGCTCATTCACCATCCGTCCTTAACTGCTCTGATTTATCAAGCGGACGCATCCAGGGAGCGCGGCATTGCGGCGACCGCCTTGCCAGACCCAGTTGTCTCAGTCGGCGTAAATAATTTTCCGATATTTGATCCTTCATTCTCCGAATTTCTCCCCACCAATAAAGCCGTTGGGGTGCGCCAAGAGTTTCCCAATCGCGCCGGACGAAATGCCCGCGCTGGACAAAATCAAGCGACTGCGGATCAGATCGATCGCATTCGAGCCGCGCAGCTTGCCACCCTTCGCGGCACACTCATTTCGCTACTCCATGAGAAACGAAGAATAGATCGCCAACGGGACCTCGCTCAGCAGCGTAATGCAAAATATGATGAGCTGACAGAAGTCGTGGAAGCCGAAATCGATGCCGGGCGACCCGCCGTCTTTCGTCTTGCTGAGATTGAAGCAGAGAAAACTGGTGTCTCTCGCGTATTGGTCGACTTAGATCGCCAAGAAGCCGAGATAAACGCGCGCCTGATAGATCTCGTCGGAACCGCTTCAACAACCACTGCGCCTCCAATTGCCCCTGCAGACTGGAATGGAGACGCAATGGCATTTCACAGCGTGCGTGTAGCCGACGCTGGTATTCGGATCGCCAACTTTTCAGTCGACAGCGCCCAGGCAGCTTGGCGTCCAAATTGGGGCGCTCAGCTGACCTATCAGCAAAGAGAAGCAGGCTCCAATTTCGCAGGCGATGATTGGGTTTCGGGAATGGTTACGTTTACCGTACCCCTCTGGGCGAAAAGCAATCAGGAACCACGCCTACGCGCCGCAAAAGCAGAGCGTGCGAGCGCCGACATGCGGTATCAAGCGGCGGCTCGTGGAGCAGCTGCCACCTACGCAAGCGAAGCAGCGGCTTGGCGCGCCGCTGAAGACAGTATCGCGGTCCTCGAACGCAATATTCAAGCTGTTGAAGATGAGATCCAAGCTCAGCTAACCCTCTATGAATCGGGCGCCGGGGACTATGCCCCTATAATCGACGGCGAGCTCGCCATCCTCAAACTTCAAGCGGACATCGCCGTCGAAGAAGCGCGCAGATCAGCCTCTATCGCTCGAATGAACGCATTGTTGGTGACATCATGA
- a CDS encoding PepSY domain-containing protein produces MTTLKWTVRIHKWIALIVGIQIMLWIAGGLVMSAIPIETVRGEHKISPKGPSEIDTTDILSLNYATELLKIDAISSATLGQVLDKPVWRIQDPSGANLIVDARSGERLDPLSEALAREIAEADYSGKGTVSSLEFVASPPSEYGRPGPVWRIQFDDGDATTLYIDPQSAEVTARRSSTWRFYDFFWKLHVMDYDDGHDHNHPLLITASGAAVFVALSGLILLMIKMRRTWLISSRRRADKSRA; encoded by the coding sequence ATGACGACCCTGAAGTGGACCGTGCGAATTCACAAATGGATCGCACTCATAGTCGGCATTCAAATTATGCTCTGGATTGCGGGCGGTTTGGTGATGAGTGCAATCCCGATCGAGACGGTTCGTGGTGAGCACAAGATATCCCCAAAAGGGCCTTCTGAGATAGACACTACGGATATCTTGTCTTTGAATTACGCAACAGAATTGCTGAAGATTGATGCGATTTCGTCCGCCACACTCGGACAAGTCTTGGATAAACCCGTTTGGCGAATTCAAGATCCCTCCGGCGCTAACTTAATTGTAGATGCGCGGTCGGGAGAGCGACTAGATCCGCTAAGCGAGGCATTGGCCCGGGAGATCGCCGAGGCCGACTATTCAGGAAAAGGAACTGTGAGCTCGCTCGAATTCGTCGCCTCTCCGCCTTCAGAGTATGGGCGCCCCGGTCCTGTCTGGCGAATTCAGTTCGACGATGGCGATGCCACAACCCTCTACATCGACCCTCAGTCTGCCGAAGTGACGGCGCGACGATCGTCGACCTGGCGCTTTTACGACTTCTTCTGGAAGCTGCATGTCATGGACTATGACGACGGTCACGATCACAATCACCCGTTGCTAATTACCGCGTCAGGGGCAGCGGTTTTTGTGGCGCTTTCAGGTCTCATTCTATTAATGATAAAAATGCGGAGAACTTGGCTCATCTCCAGTAGACGACGCGCAGATAAATCTCGAGCTTAG
- a CDS encoding efflux RND transporter periplasmic adaptor subunit produces MRQALFLLSAAAAALLSACDSDTPTRSAIGEASAQSASALEATQFTCPMHPHYISTDPNGTCPICGMDLVPASGGSDGAQGDGSIAVAPEMIQTMGVRTQSAEVTEFSETLRAFGVVETNERLENVAASRLEGWIENLTIRAEGDTVRPGALLYRVYSPDLIAAQKDYLNSLAIGNSNRIAAVRQRLRSLGMQNAAIDRLTQNREVIERVPVYAEAGGTVADLQVREGDYVKPGTPILRLQSYSGVWVMASIPETDLPLIDTGLPVRLNFPSAPSAPAVGTVDYIYPTIDPKTRTAQVRIEVDNAAGYLRPGAYADIEMDLGVEARLSVPTEALLRDSRGAHVIIALGDGRFAGRAVRTGVNANGFTEITAGLTPGEQVVVSGQFMLDSEVNLREGFSKLQAPPAIVAGPDTALSDLPVDATTLAQIDHFTDMALYFHEAVTDGYRIDPYFVDPALGLGETLRVRFANTKLVGILEESEAALRAAKTAREGEALATELDRLVNALEPWLLEGAPVHYRDAGLAIFREAETGRLWIQEGTAPRNPYSERDAEGVVWPDPMAGIETRASDSLPIDPHAGHRR; encoded by the coding sequence ATGAGACAAGCACTTTTCCTCCTATCAGCTGCAGCCGCGGCCCTCCTCTCAGCGTGCGATTCCGATACGCCAACCCGAAGCGCGATTGGCGAGGCCTCTGCCCAATCGGCATCGGCTCTAGAAGCAACGCAATTTACCTGCCCAATGCATCCACATTACATTTCGACAGATCCCAACGGGACTTGCCCAATCTGCGGAATGGACCTCGTCCCCGCCTCAGGGGGAAGCGATGGCGCGCAAGGCGATGGCTCAATCGCTGTCGCACCTGAAATGATCCAGACAATGGGCGTACGAACTCAATCAGCTGAAGTGACTGAGTTCAGCGAAACCCTAAGGGCCTTTGGTGTCGTTGAAACCAATGAACGCCTAGAGAATGTTGCCGCTTCGCGCCTCGAAGGCTGGATCGAAAATCTTACCATTCGCGCGGAGGGCGATACCGTGCGTCCAGGCGCTCTACTGTATCGGGTTTACAGCCCAGATTTAATCGCGGCGCAAAAGGACTACCTGAACTCGCTAGCAATCGGGAATTCAAATCGGATCGCCGCTGTCAGGCAACGACTTCGCTCGCTCGGAATGCAAAATGCGGCCATCGATCGACTGACTCAAAATAGAGAAGTAATCGAACGCGTTCCCGTTTATGCCGAAGCGGGTGGAACTGTCGCGGACCTTCAAGTTCGCGAAGGCGATTACGTTAAGCCGGGCACGCCAATACTCCGCTTGCAATCCTATTCCGGGGTCTGGGTTATGGCATCGATCCCAGAAACGGATCTACCGCTGATAGATACTGGCCTTCCGGTCAGGCTCAACTTCCCGAGCGCTCCAAGCGCTCCGGCAGTAGGAACGGTGGATTACATCTATCCCACGATTGATCCCAAGACACGCACCGCTCAAGTTAGAATTGAAGTCGACAATGCAGCTGGTTATCTCCGGCCCGGCGCTTATGCAGATATCGAAATGGACCTCGGCGTCGAAGCCAGGCTTTCAGTTCCAACAGAAGCATTGTTGCGCGACAGTCGCGGCGCTCATGTAATTATAGCGCTCGGGGATGGTCGCTTCGCCGGGCGCGCCGTTCGAACCGGCGTGAACGCGAATGGGTTTACCGAAATCACCGCTGGGCTCACACCCGGCGAACAAGTGGTTGTGAGTGGGCAGTTCATGCTCGATAGCGAAGTAAATCTTCGCGAAGGTTTCTCAAAGCTGCAAGCGCCTCCCGCTATTGTCGCCGGGCCAGATACGGCTCTTTCCGACCTACCCGTAGACGCTACCACACTCGCGCAGATCGATCATTTCACCGACATGGCGCTTTACTTTCACGAGGCAGTTACCGACGGCTACCGTATTGATCCGTACTTTGTTGACCCCGCCCTGGGGCTCGGTGAAACGCTGCGAGTTCGCTTTGCGAACACGAAGCTCGTTGGCATTCTGGAAGAGAGCGAAGCTGCTCTACGAGCCGCCAAGACTGCGCGGGAGGGTGAAGCATTGGCGACCGAACTTGATCGCCTGGTAAACGCGCTCGAACCTTGGCTTCTCGAGGGAGCACCGGTGCATTACCGCGACGCAGGTCTGGCCATATTCCGCGAAGCTGAGACTGGAAGACTTTGGATTCAAGAAGGCACGGCTCCCCGGAATCCATACAGTGAACGCGATGCCGAGGGCGTTGTCTGGCCTGACCCGATGGCTGGTATTGAAACGAGGGCGAGCGATAGCCTTCCTATCGACCCTCATGCCGGCCATCGGCGATAG
- a CDS encoding helix-turn-helix domain-containing protein: MADSKHPFLPLAVSPADGAKLAGIGRTKLYELLAQNQIPSFKIGSRRLIKISDIEAWLDSALKRGSSK; the protein is encoded by the coding sequence ATGGCAGATTCTAAACATCCTTTTTTACCACTCGCCGTTTCCCCGGCTGACGGCGCAAAGCTTGCCGGTATTGGGAGAACAAAGCTCTACGAACTACTGGCCCAAAACCAAATCCCTTCATTCAAGATCGGCAGTCGGCGGCTAATCAAGATTTCGGACATTGAGGCCTGGCTCGACTCTGCACTGAAACGAGGGAGCTCGAAATGA
- a CDS encoding TMEM165/GDT1 family protein, protein MLTTFLTVFLSVFLAELGDKTQLATVLFASDDRQNKWLIFAAASGALILSSAIAVLLGSAAERWLSVLPLKLFAGLGFIGIGLFLVLGHFRAA, encoded by the coding sequence ATGCTTACAACTTTTCTGACCGTTTTTCTGTCTGTGTTTCTCGCGGAACTCGGCGATAAAACGCAACTTGCGACCGTACTCTTTGCTTCGGACGACCGGCAAAATAAATGGCTCATTTTTGCAGCCGCATCTGGCGCGCTCATACTCTCTTCTGCGATCGCCGTTTTGCTCGGTAGCGCTGCTGAGCGATGGCTGTCTGTCCTACCTTTGAAACTCTTCGCCGGTCTCGGTTTTATCGGCATCGGACTGTTCTTAGTGTTAGGTCACTTTCGTGCCGCTTAA
- a CDS encoding metal-sensitive transcriptional regulator, protein MKSDTKNSALKRLARIEGQVRGVSKMIDQDRYCIDVVRQVQAIKAALSGLEKVVLDDHLATCVDDALTSDNVEARREKVEELVAVLGGRKK, encoded by the coding sequence ATGAAATCAGACACAAAAAATTCTGCATTAAAACGCCTCGCTCGGATCGAAGGCCAAGTTCGCGGCGTGTCAAAAATGATCGACCAGGACCGCTACTGCATTGATGTGGTGAGACAAGTTCAGGCGATTAAAGCCGCCTTGAGCGGATTGGAGAAAGTGGTTCTAGACGATCATCTCGCGACCTGCGTGGATGATGCGCTCACAAGCGACAACGTCGAAGCGCGCCGTGAAAAGGTTGAGGAATTGGTCGCTGTGCTAGGTGGGCGAAAGAAGTAA
- a CDS encoding CusA/CzcA family heavy metal efflux RND transporter, with product MTESSKSEIAGQDPSKSWVAKLIGWSMSNQLIVLVLAAALAVSGWLAIDRTPLDAVPDLTDTQVIIRTDFPGQSPQIVEDLVTYPLSTNLLGLPRTKDVRGSSMFGTSFVYVIFEDDVDLYWARSRVLEALSRLGSELPEGAVPQIGPDATGVGWVYQYALVDKTGNTDLAELRSLQDWFLSLELAGVDGVAEVASVGGFVREYQIFIDPNRLRSFDISIKRIRDAVRAASSEVGGRVIEQAESEFVIRSSGYVDERSDLEEVVVYASDGTPVLLRDVARIVEGPALRRGMVELNGEGETVAGIVIMRDGENALQVIDRVKSKLAQLQRGLPDGVEIVTVYDRAPLIEGSVKYLQHKLVEEGIAVALVILIFLLHVRSSLVAIITLPLGVLGAFTIMSFQGVTANIMSLGGIAIAIGAMVDASIVLVENASRKLSEYDHTPNSKERRVALLEAAQEVGPGIFFSLLIITVSFLPVFALTGESYRLFSPLAFTKTYAMAFAAILSVTLVPVLMLYLMRGKFRREEANPLNAFLVWLYKPILHLALRFKWLTVALAIALTASVIVPIQRIGSEFMPALYEGELLYMPTTLPGVSSTKMREILGQTNRVMMTVPEVESVFGKAGRADTATDPAPLTMIETWIRLKPKEEWRAGVTIDDVISELDERLQMPGLVNSWGYPIKIRMDMVSTGVRTPIGIKVTGDSLVEIESIAREVENVVADIPGTRSAFADRVLGGKYLEILPDRTELARRNIDMGVFQAVVQTALGGMRLSQSVEGRERYDIMLRYDRPFRESSSDLEDILVPTPTGAHIPLGELADIRYTEGPPMIRSENARLTGWVFVDIEGRDMGSYVADARAAVANGVELPPGYAVEFAGQYEQLEEASARLQIAIPAAVALIFLLLMMHFARLDRTLIIMASLPFGLIGGLWAVWLAGYNLSVAVAVGFIALGGIAVETAVIMLLYIDGEVRKAKPSTKQELFTAISKGAAMRVRPKLMTVTTIFAGLAPIFLTDGLGSDVMRRIALPMIGGMTSTLLLTLIVIPAIYYIRTSWQLSKHSNSVEPKTNPNLPEPNGETV from the coding sequence ATGACTGAATCTTCCAAATCTGAAATCGCGGGACAAGACCCGTCCAAGTCGTGGGTGGCGAAGCTTATTGGTTGGTCAATGTCGAACCAATTAATTGTCTTGGTCCTTGCTGCGGCACTCGCAGTCTCGGGGTGGCTCGCGATCGACCGGACCCCGTTAGATGCTGTCCCAGATCTAACCGACACACAGGTGATCATTCGCACGGATTTTCCAGGACAAAGTCCGCAAATCGTCGAAGATCTTGTGACCTACCCTCTTTCTACCAATCTGCTGGGTTTGCCGCGTACGAAAGATGTGCGCGGCTCATCCATGTTCGGGACGAGTTTTGTCTATGTAATTTTCGAAGATGATGTGGACCTATACTGGGCTCGCTCGCGTGTCCTGGAAGCTTTGTCCCGGCTGGGCTCAGAACTCCCCGAAGGCGCTGTGCCACAAATCGGACCTGATGCAACCGGCGTTGGTTGGGTTTATCAGTATGCTCTGGTTGATAAGACCGGTAACACCGACCTCGCTGAATTGCGTTCGCTTCAAGACTGGTTTCTATCTTTAGAACTTGCTGGCGTCGACGGTGTTGCAGAAGTGGCTTCGGTCGGCGGGTTTGTTCGTGAGTACCAAATATTCATCGATCCCAACCGCCTTCGCAGCTTTGACATCTCCATCAAGCGTATTCGTGATGCTGTGCGCGCGGCTTCGAGTGAAGTTGGCGGCCGAGTGATAGAGCAGGCAGAGAGTGAATTTGTTATTCGCTCCTCCGGCTATGTCGACGAACGCTCCGATCTCGAAGAGGTTGTGGTCTACGCCTCAGATGGAACCCCAGTCTTGTTGCGCGACGTCGCTCGAATTGTCGAAGGTCCCGCGCTTAGACGTGGCATGGTGGAGCTAAATGGTGAAGGCGAGACCGTCGCGGGTATTGTAATTATGCGCGATGGGGAGAACGCGCTTCAAGTCATTGATCGCGTAAAATCCAAACTTGCACAACTGCAGCGCGGGCTTCCGGATGGAGTTGAGATTGTAACCGTTTACGATCGCGCGCCACTCATCGAAGGCTCGGTTAAGTACCTGCAACACAAACTGGTCGAAGAAGGTATCGCCGTCGCTTTGGTGATCCTGATTTTCCTTCTCCATGTTAGGTCATCGCTGGTCGCGATCATAACCCTCCCTCTCGGCGTGCTCGGCGCATTCACGATCATGTCTTTTCAGGGTGTCACGGCCAATATCATGTCGCTTGGGGGTATCGCGATCGCCATCGGCGCGATGGTCGATGCGTCTATTGTGTTGGTCGAGAATGCCAGCCGAAAACTATCTGAGTATGACCATACTCCGAACAGTAAGGAACGCCGTGTTGCGCTGTTGGAAGCTGCACAAGAGGTCGGACCCGGTATCTTTTTCTCGCTCTTGATCATAACTGTTTCTTTCTTACCCGTATTCGCGCTGACCGGTGAAAGCTATCGTTTGTTCAGCCCGCTCGCATTCACCAAGACTTATGCGATGGCGTTTGCTGCAATCCTATCGGTTACGCTCGTTCCAGTGCTGATGCTGTATCTGATGCGAGGCAAATTCCGACGCGAAGAGGCCAATCCCTTGAACGCATTTCTTGTGTGGCTCTATAAACCGATCTTACACCTCGCATTGCGCTTCAAATGGCTCACCGTCGCACTCGCTATCGCCTTAACCGCGAGTGTCATCGTGCCGATCCAGCGCATTGGATCAGAGTTTATGCCGGCGCTTTACGAAGGTGAGCTTCTATACATGCCGACAACGCTTCCGGGCGTTTCTTCGACTAAGATGCGGGAGATTTTGGGTCAGACCAATCGGGTTATGATGACCGTACCCGAAGTGGAGAGCGTATTTGGAAAAGCAGGTCGGGCCGATACGGCAACCGATCCCGCGCCGCTCACAATGATAGAGACGTGGATCAGATTAAAGCCGAAAGAAGAGTGGCGCGCTGGCGTGACAATCGACGATGTCATATCCGAGTTGGATGAACGCCTCCAAATGCCCGGCTTGGTAAATTCTTGGGGCTATCCGATCAAAATCCGGATGGATATGGTTTCAACCGGAGTGCGAACGCCGATCGGTATCAAAGTGACCGGCGACAGCTTAGTCGAGATTGAGAGCATCGCTCGCGAGGTTGAGAATGTAGTCGCGGACATCCCTGGAACACGATCCGCATTCGCCGATCGAGTATTAGGCGGAAAGTATCTCGAGATCCTCCCAGATCGGACTGAACTCGCTCGGCGAAACATTGATATGGGCGTGTTTCAAGCCGTGGTTCAAACGGCATTGGGCGGTATGCGCTTATCTCAGTCTGTTGAGGGACGCGAACGTTACGACATAATGCTTCGCTACGATCGACCATTCCGCGAGAGCTCTTCAGATCTCGAAGATATTCTTGTTCCGACTCCCACAGGTGCGCATATCCCTCTCGGTGAACTCGCGGACATTCGCTACACTGAAGGACCTCCCATGATTAGGTCCGAAAATGCGCGGCTAACCGGTTGGGTGTTCGTTGATATCGAAGGTCGCGACATGGGCAGCTACGTCGCTGATGCGCGCGCAGCTGTTGCCAATGGCGTCGAGTTGCCACCCGGTTACGCTGTAGAGTTTGCTGGCCAATATGAGCAATTGGAAGAAGCTAGCGCCAGGTTGCAAATCGCAATTCCTGCGGCAGTCGCCTTAATATTCTTGCTTCTCATGATGCATTTCGCTCGACTGGACAGAACGTTGATCATTATGGCCAGCCTCCCGTTTGGGCTTATTGGTGGGCTATGGGCCGTTTGGCTCGCAGGCTACAATTTATCTGTTGCTGTCGCAGTTGGATTTATCGCTCTGGGCGGAATCGCGGTCGAAACCGCCGTGATCATGTTGCTCTACATTGACGGAGAAGTCAGAAAAGCAAAGCCAAGCACGAAGCAGGAGTTGTTCACCGCTATCAGTAAAGGTGCCGCTATGCGTGTACGTCCAAAGCTGATGACCGTAACGACGATCTTCGCTGGGCTGGCCCCTATTTTCTTAACCGATGGACTTGGCTCAGATGTGATGCGTCGGATTGCTCTGCCGATGATCGGCGGAATGACATCCACACTTTTGCTCACTCTCATCGTGATCCCTGCCATCTACTACATTCGAACCAGCTGGCAGCTTTCGAAGCATTCAAACTCAGTTGAACCAAAAACCAATCCCAACTTACCCGAACCAAATGGAGAAACGGTATGA